Proteins from one Caulobacter sp. 73W genomic window:
- a CDS encoding DUF2975 domain-containing protein, producing MTTVIQLKPAPVALPTAAHHQRLRVASRALSWLFTGLLVLVGTVAAVLIAGIVLYSGDDYRIGSNAVWIGKGSADSVPFHTLSLPHRLAYAAVGVARIAPSLMIFWRLRELFSLYGQGEVFGRRNGWLIGQVGVWLCAYAVAPLACHLFLSATGWEIDKKWMHLASVQAFILGLLVFVIAQVMQVGREIEEDREAFV from the coding sequence ATGACCACCGTCATCCAGTTGAAGCCCGCGCCCGTCGCGCTTCCGACCGCCGCACACCACCAGCGTCTCAGAGTTGCCAGCCGTGCGCTGTCATGGCTGTTCACCGGGCTGCTGGTCCTGGTGGGGACGGTCGCGGCGGTCCTGATCGCCGGAATCGTTCTCTATTCCGGCGACGACTACCGCATCGGCTCCAACGCCGTATGGATCGGCAAGGGATCGGCCGACTCGGTCCCCTTCCACACCCTGTCGCTCCCCCATCGCCTGGCCTACGCGGCGGTCGGCGTTGCGCGCATCGCGCCCAGCCTGATGATCTTCTGGCGTCTGCGGGAGCTGTTCAGCCTCTACGGACAGGGCGAGGTCTTCGGCCGCCGCAACGGCTGGCTCATCGGCCAGGTGGGCGTGTGGCTCTGCGCCTACGCCGTCGCGCCGCTGGCCTGCCACCTGTTCCTCAGCGCCACGGGATGGGAGATCGACAAGAAATGGATGCATCTGGCCAGCGTCCAGGCCTTCATTCTCGGCCTGCTGGTCTTTGTCATCGCCCAGGTGATGCAGGTCGGCCGCGAGATCGAGGAAGACCGGGAGGCCTTCGTCTGA